The following proteins are co-located in the Streptomyces bottropensis ATCC 25435 genome:
- a CDS encoding HNH endonuclease family protein produces MVRLRGGVAAVALVLVAATGCELDSTGGSAGPQENPAGGGGAAYAAAEALTVKGRAPKNNYDRGEFGSAWADTDSNSCDTRDDILKRDLDDVKFRDGDCTVVSGVLDPDPYTGKDVPYVRGRSKIDVDHMVALSDAWQKGAQQWDDSKRIALANDPLNLLAVDSGTNRGKGDGDTATWLPPNKAYRCTYVAAQVAVKTKYGLWVTSAEQAAMKRVLTTCPEQQLPTGGNPTKAPARFHAD; encoded by the coding sequence GTGGTGCGTCTGAGGGGTGGGGTCGCCGCCGTCGCTCTGGTGCTGGTCGCCGCGACCGGCTGTGAACTGGACAGCACGGGCGGCTCTGCCGGACCGCAGGAGAACCCGGCAGGCGGCGGGGGCGCGGCGTACGCCGCCGCGGAGGCGCTGACCGTCAAGGGGCGGGCGCCCAAGAACAACTACGACCGCGGCGAGTTCGGCAGCGCGTGGGCCGACACGGACTCCAACAGCTGCGACACCCGCGACGACATACTCAAGCGCGACCTGGACGACGTGAAGTTCCGGGACGGGGACTGCACGGTGGTCTCCGGTGTGCTCGACCCGGACCCGTACACGGGGAAGGACGTGCCGTACGTACGGGGCCGCAGCAAGATCGACGTGGACCACATGGTGGCCCTCTCCGACGCCTGGCAGAAGGGCGCCCAGCAGTGGGACGACAGCAAGCGCATAGCCCTGGCCAACGACCCGCTCAACCTGCTCGCGGTCGACTCCGGCACCAACCGCGGCAAGGGCGACGGTGACACGGCCACCTGGCTCCCGCCGAACAAGGCCTACCGCTGCACCTACGTGGCCGCCCAGGTCGCCGTGAAGACGAAGTACGGCCTCTGGGTCACCTCCGCCGAACAGGCCGCCATGAAGCGTGTCCTGACCACCTGTCCGGAACAGCAGCTCCCCACCGGCGGCAACCCGACGAAGGCCCCGGCCCGCTTCCACGCGGACTGA
- a CDS encoding cytochrome P450 family protein, whose protein sequence is MTNQPASSSAMPTGTGAPDLFTWEFATDPYPAYAWLREHAPVHRTCLPSGVEAWLVTRYGDAKQALADGRLSKNPAHHAEPAHAKGKTGIPGERKAELMTHLLNIDPPDHTRLRRLVSKAFTPRRVAEFAPRVQELTDRLIDGFAEKGEADLIHEFAFPLPIYAICDLLGVPREDQDDFRDWAGMMIRHGGGPRGGVARSVKKMRGYLADLIHRKREALTEHPAPGEDLISALIRASDHGEHLSENEAAAMAFILLFAGFETTVNLIGNGTYALLTHPEQRARLQTSLAAGESGLLETGVEELLRYDGPVELATWRFATEPLTLGGQDIAVGDPVLVVLAAADRDPARFDDPDTLDLSRRDNQHLGYGHGIHYCLGAPLARLEGQTALATLLTRLPDLRLAGDSADLRWRGGLIMRGLRTLPVEFTPRKRP, encoded by the coding sequence GTGACCAACCAGCCCGCATCCAGCTCCGCCATGCCCACGGGAACCGGCGCGCCCGACCTCTTCACCTGGGAGTTCGCCACCGACCCCTACCCGGCGTACGCCTGGCTCCGTGAGCACGCCCCCGTTCACCGCACGTGCCTGCCCAGCGGCGTGGAGGCCTGGCTGGTCACCCGCTACGGCGACGCCAAGCAGGCCCTCGCCGACGGGCGCCTGTCGAAGAACCCGGCGCATCACGCCGAGCCCGCGCACGCCAAGGGCAAGACGGGCATCCCCGGTGAGCGCAAGGCCGAGCTGATGACGCATCTGCTGAACATCGATCCGCCGGACCACACCAGGCTCCGCCGTCTGGTGTCGAAGGCGTTCACGCCCCGGCGGGTCGCCGAGTTCGCCCCCCGGGTCCAGGAGTTGACCGACCGGCTGATCGACGGGTTCGCGGAGAAGGGCGAGGCCGACCTCATCCACGAGTTCGCCTTCCCTCTCCCCATCTACGCGATCTGCGACCTGCTGGGCGTCCCCCGGGAGGACCAGGACGACTTCAGGGACTGGGCGGGCATGATGATCCGGCACGGCGGTGGTCCGCGGGGCGGCGTCGCGCGGTCGGTGAAGAAGATGCGCGGCTACCTCGCCGACCTCATCCACCGCAAGCGGGAAGCGCTCACCGAGCACCCCGCCCCGGGCGAGGACCTCATCTCCGCGCTCATCCGCGCCTCCGACCACGGGGAGCACCTCAGCGAGAACGAGGCCGCGGCGATGGCGTTCATCCTGCTGTTCGCCGGGTTCGAGACCACCGTCAACCTCATCGGGAACGGCACGTACGCCCTGCTCACCCACCCCGAGCAGCGGGCCCGCCTGCAGACCTCCCTCGCCGCCGGGGAGAGCGGGCTGCTCGAAACCGGTGTCGAGGAACTCCTGCGCTACGACGGCCCCGTCGAACTCGCCACCTGGCGCTTCGCGACCGAGCCCCTCACGCTCGGCGGGCAGGACATCGCCGTCGGCGACCCCGTCCTCGTCGTCCTCGCGGCGGCCGACCGCGACCCGGCCCGCTTCGACGACCCCGACACCCTGGACCTCTCCCGCCGTGACAACCAGCACCTCGGCTACGGCCACGGCATCCACTACTGCCTCGGCGCGCCGCTCGCCCGGCTCGAAGGCCAGACCGCGCTGGCGACGCTCCTCACCCGGCTCCCCGATCTGCGACTCGCAGGGGATTCGGCCGATTTGAGGTGGCGGGGAGGTCTCATCATGCGTGGATTGCGCACGCTTCCGGTGGAATTCACGCCACGAAAACGGCCGTGA
- a CDS encoding transglycosylase family protein, protein MLSGNGRHRRPRQAPALLVAAGVTGSAIAIPLLGATGASAASGTTWDQVAECESGGFWSADTGNGRYGGLQLTQENWEKYGGLDYATTADQASRSQQIAVAEKVLADQGVGVWSTCGLLHDLGGDSGPADVDTGVAGDSSDSGSASGSSGSSDSSDSTGSKGSAESADDTDSTRSGGSKDSTDSTDSSDSTESSDASAKALDGSPKATTEPDADSGSADSTDSGDSGTGADAKESGSTNTDGSSRADGSAAGDDADGGTGRHRGASADEGADTGSGADQADGTASGRHASRDSGASSEGAEGAYTVRVGDSLTGIVNSLGLNGGWRTLYSENERTVGTDPDLILPGQTLEVGAETGEK, encoded by the coding sequence ATGCTCTCCGGGAACGGTCGTCACCGTCGCCCCCGTCAGGCTCCGGCTCTCCTCGTCGCGGCGGGAGTCACCGGGTCGGCCATCGCGATCCCGCTCCTCGGCGCCACCGGCGCGAGCGCGGCGAGCGGAACCACCTGGGACCAGGTGGCGGAGTGCGAGAGCGGTGGCTTCTGGAGCGCGGACACCGGGAACGGGCGCTACGGCGGCCTCCAGCTGACCCAGGAGAACTGGGAGAAGTACGGCGGCCTCGACTACGCGACGACCGCGGACCAGGCCAGCCGTTCGCAGCAGATAGCCGTCGCCGAGAAGGTCCTCGCGGACCAGGGCGTCGGCGTCTGGTCCACCTGCGGACTGCTGCACGACCTCGGCGGAGACTCGGGTCCCGCCGACGTGGACACGGGCGTCGCGGGCGACTCGTCCGACTCCGGCAGCGCATCCGGTTCATCCGGTTCGTCGGATTCCTCCGACTCGACCGGGTCCAAGGGTTCGGCCGAGTCGGCCGACGACACCGACTCCACGCGCTCCGGCGGGTCGAAGGATTCGACCGACTCGACCGATTCCTCCGACTCGACCGAGTCGTCGGACGCGTCGGCGAAGGCCCTCGACGGCTCCCCGAAGGCGACCACCGAACCGGACGCGGACTCCGGCTCCGCGGACTCCACCGATTCCGGCGACAGCGGCACCGGCGCCGACGCCAAGGAATCCGGCAGCACGAACACGGACGGTTCCAGCCGGGCGGACGGCTCCGCGGCCGGCGACGACGCCGACGGCGGCACCGGCCGGCACCGCGGCGCCAGCGCCGACGAGGGCGCGGACACCGGCTCGGGCGCGGACCAGGCCGACGGCACCGCCTCCGGCCGCCACGCCTCGCGTGACAGCGGCGCGTCGAGCGAGGGCGCGGAGGGCGCCTACACCGTCCGCGTGGGCGACAGTCTGACCGGCATCGTGAACTCGCTCGGCCTGAACGGCGGGTGGCGGACGCTGTACTCCGAGAACGAGCGCACGGTCGGAACCGACCCGGACCTCATCCTTCCCGGTCAGACCCTCGAAGTCGGTGCCGAAACGGGCGAAAAGTAG
- a CDS encoding SurA N-terminal domain-containing protein — protein sequence MHRRRRSALLLSAAIVAAAPLLTACGSDAHPGAAAVVGQDRITVAQLENRVNQVRTAQRAVSTDESQYQQAVAQSSALTRNTLNGMVLEKVLDQALKDAGVIVTRKEVQKYRTDLEAEAGGAEALEAAYLQRYSVAPEQLEESLRSDVEVQKLAASLGADLNTQEGGAVFWKALSAASKKLDVDLNPRYGSWGVDPASGRVGLVDAKTPWLKEVTRAATPEQAQG from the coding sequence TTGCACCGCCGCCGTCGCTCCGCGCTCCTCCTCTCCGCAGCGATCGTCGCCGCGGCCCCGCTCCTCACCGCCTGCGGAAGCGACGCGCATCCCGGCGCGGCGGCCGTCGTCGGCCAGGACCGGATCACGGTCGCGCAACTGGAGAACCGGGTGAACCAGGTGCGCACCGCCCAGCGCGCCGTCAGCACGGACGAGAGCCAGTACCAGCAGGCCGTCGCCCAGAGCAGCGCCCTCACCCGCAACACCCTGAACGGCATGGTCCTGGAGAAGGTCCTCGACCAGGCCCTCAAGGACGCCGGTGTGATCGTCACCCGCAAGGAGGTCCAGAAGTACCGGACCGACCTGGAGGCGGAGGCCGGCGGCGCCGAGGCCCTGGAGGCGGCCTACCTGCAGCGCTACAGCGTCGCCCCGGAACAGCTGGAGGAAAGCCTCCGCAGCGACGTCGAGGTCCAGAAACTCGCCGCCTCCCTCGGCGCCGACCTCAACACCCAGGAGGGCGGCGCCGTCTTCTGGAAGGCCCTCTCCGCGGCCTCGAAGAAACTCGACGTGGACCTCAACCCCCGCTACGGCAGCTGGGGCGTCGACCCGGCTTCCGGCCGGGTCGGCCTGGTGGACGCCAAGACACCGTGGCTGAAGGAGGTCACCCGCGCGGCGACGCCGGAGCAGGCGCAGGGGTGA
- a CDS encoding serine/threonine-protein kinase translates to MSTLIGQGGMGQVWTAYDQRLDRRVAVKLLRPDKVAGQEADELRRRFVRECRVTAQVDHPGLVTVHDAGSEDEELFLVMQYVDGADLADHLAEHDPYPWQWTVSVAAQLCAVLSAVHAVPIIHRDLKPRNVMVKQDGTVTVLDLGVASVMDTDTTRLTHTGSPIGSPAYMAPEQAMGGAVGPYTDLYALGVLIHELLSGNVPFTGSTALGVLHRHLYEPPVPVRRLRPEVPESLEALVLRLLSKDPQHRPSSAQETYEQLLPLLPARGMPTGSPLDPTRPFLRPHAPWPDRARIPATQPSAAPDPAPAADKPDVAGAVDEVKRLLGEGRITQAVDILGAILPAAAAQHGEHSPVVRTLRKQYAATLMDDGQYRRALPELRRLADERATEAGQADPQALRWRYDSAQCLEQLGEPAAALAEYRSLLPYYENQYVGGDPELALDVRRRIGHLLLALGDRGAAHETLGRLLVDVERLRGPAHPLAGEVRRTLQWLGQVRG, encoded by the coding sequence CTGTCCACGCTCATCGGCCAGGGCGGCATGGGCCAGGTGTGGACGGCGTACGACCAGCGCCTCGACCGGCGCGTGGCGGTCAAGCTGCTGCGCCCGGACAAGGTCGCGGGCCAGGAGGCCGACGAGCTGCGCCGCCGCTTCGTGCGCGAGTGCCGGGTGACGGCCCAGGTCGACCACCCCGGCCTGGTGACCGTGCACGACGCGGGCAGCGAGGACGAGGAGCTGTTCCTCGTCATGCAGTACGTCGACGGGGCCGACCTCGCCGACCATCTCGCGGAGCACGACCCCTACCCGTGGCAGTGGACCGTCTCGGTCGCCGCCCAGCTGTGCGCCGTGCTCTCCGCCGTGCACGCGGTGCCGATCATCCACCGTGACCTCAAGCCGCGGAACGTCATGGTCAAGCAGGACGGCACGGTCACCGTCCTCGACCTCGGCGTCGCCTCCGTGATGGACACCGACACCACCCGCCTGACCCACACCGGCTCGCCCATCGGCAGCCCCGCGTACATGGCCCCCGAACAGGCCATGGGCGGCGCGGTCGGCCCCTACACCGACCTGTACGCCCTCGGTGTGCTGATACACGAACTGCTCAGCGGGAACGTCCCGTTCACCGGCTCCACGGCCCTCGGTGTCCTGCACCGCCACCTCTACGAGCCGCCGGTACCCGTCCGCCGACTGCGCCCCGAGGTCCCCGAGTCCCTGGAGGCCCTGGTCCTGCGGCTGCTCTCCAAGGACCCGCAGCACCGCCCGTCCTCCGCGCAGGAGACGTACGAACAGCTCCTCCCGCTGCTCCCCGCGCGCGGTATGCCCACCGGCTCCCCGCTCGACCCCACGCGCCCCTTCCTGCGCCCGCACGCCCCCTGGCCGGACCGCGCCCGGATCCCCGCGACGCAGCCGTCCGCCGCGCCCGACCCCGCGCCCGCGGCCGACAAGCCCGACGTGGCGGGGGCCGTCGACGAGGTCAAGCGGCTGCTCGGCGAGGGCCGCATCACCCAGGCCGTCGACATCCTCGGCGCGATCCTCCCGGCCGCCGCCGCCCAGCACGGCGAGCACTCACCCGTCGTCCGCACCCTGCGCAAGCAGTACGCGGCCACCCTGATGGACGACGGGCAGTACCGCCGCGCCCTGCCCGAGCTGCGCCGCCTCGCCGACGAGCGGGCCACCGAGGCCGGCCAGGCCGACCCCCAGGCACTGCGCTGGCGCTACGACTCCGCCCAGTGCCTCGAACAGCTCGGCGAACCGGCCGCGGCCCTCGCCGAGTACCGCTCCCTGCTGCCGTACTACGAGAACCAGTACGTCGGCGGCGACCCCGAACTCGCCCTCGACGTCCGCCGCCGCATAGGCCACCTGCTCCTCGCCCTCGGTGACCGGGGCGCCGCCCACGAGACCCTGGGCCGCCTGCTGGTCGACGTCGAACGGCTGCGCGGGCCCGCCCATCCGCTCGCGGGCGAGGTCCGGCGCACGCTGCAATGGCTGGGACAGGTACGCGGCTGA
- a CDS encoding lipoprotein, translating into MRRTALAAVCIAAAATFSLTGCMSEDKADGPFAGLSGGEIADKAVKATSGAESLRMKGEIEDESAGGTVQMDMAMNKKGDCAGTMSMGGEGQAELIKVGDTLYMKYDEAFLRAQSKDSSKEEADMVVDMLADKWTKTSAAGEDSKDMASFCDLDTVLADFEDVDSNATRGKTSEVEGTPAIVLDEKDGKDRYTLYVATEGEPYLLRVVSKSAKEPGDLVFTDYDKPVPAKAPKGKVIDMDKDFG; encoded by the coding sequence ATGCGTCGCACCGCACTCGCCGCTGTCTGCATCGCCGCCGCGGCCACCTTCTCGCTCACCGGCTGCATGTCCGAGGACAAGGCCGACGGCCCCTTCGCCGGGCTGTCCGGCGGCGAGATCGCCGACAAGGCCGTGAAGGCCACCTCCGGCGCCGAATCGCTCCGGATGAAGGGCGAGATCGAGGACGAGTCCGCCGGCGGCACGGTCCAGATGGACATGGCGATGAACAAGAAGGGTGACTGCGCCGGCACCATGAGCATGGGCGGCGAGGGCCAGGCCGAACTGATCAAGGTCGGCGACACCCTCTACATGAAGTACGACGAGGCCTTCCTGCGCGCCCAGTCGAAGGACTCCTCCAAGGAGGAGGCCGACATGGTCGTCGACATGCTCGCCGACAAGTGGACCAAGACGTCCGCGGCCGGCGAGGACTCCAAGGACATGGCGAGCTTCTGCGACCTCGACACCGTCCTCGCCGACTTCGAGGACGTCGACTCCAACGCCACGCGCGGCAAGACCTCCGAGGTCGAAGGCACCCCCGCGATCGTCCTCGACGAGAAGGACGGCAAGGACCGCTACACCCTGTACGTCGCCACCGAGGGTGAGCCGTACCTCCTGCGGGTCGTCAGCAAGTCCGCCAAGGAGCCCGGCGACCTGGTCTTCACCGACTACGACAAGCCCGTCCCGGCCAAGGCCCCCAAGGGCAAGGTCATCGACATGGACAAGGACTTCGGCTGA
- a CDS encoding nucleoside triphosphate pyrophosphohydrolase, producing MNAHRPDGTSAITVPESTAPEATAPETAASTPGPGRVVLLTTSHRVAPGLLSWPAWQALHGADRVLCADGAHPQLPYLREAGITVERAAPTAEELVDDCAGGRTVVVVATAEGEPRLTDGLARLAGSGPVHMPFLELLPASYDLPGARLLDLVQVMDRIRAECPWSSRQTHQGLAKYGIEEAYELVEAIEEGERDELREELGDVLLQVVFHARIAEDDPDTPFSIDDVAAGIVTKLIHRHPHVFADATATTPEEVKAHWLRTKAVEKQRESVTDGVPLGQPGLALAAKLSSRARTAGLDVPIPPGDDLGHALLTLAADAESRGVDPEAALRAAARAYRDAIRVAEGLSAGPGRTAGREESEEEGDEGADGS from the coding sequence GTGAACGCACACCGCCCCGACGGCACCTCCGCCATCACGGTCCCCGAGAGCACGGCTCCCGAGGCCACGGCCCCCGAGACCGCGGCCTCCACCCCCGGCCCCGGCCGGGTCGTCCTGCTCACCACCAGCCACCGGGTCGCGCCCGGTCTGCTCTCCTGGCCGGCCTGGCAGGCACTGCACGGGGCGGACCGCGTCCTGTGCGCGGACGGAGCGCACCCCCAGCTCCCCTATCTCCGCGAGGCCGGCATCACGGTGGAGCGGGCGGCCCCGACGGCCGAGGAACTGGTGGACGACTGCGCCGGCGGCCGCACGGTGGTCGTGGTGGCCACCGCCGAGGGCGAACCTCGCCTCACCGACGGCCTGGCCCGCCTCGCCGGCTCCGGCCCCGTCCACATGCCGTTCCTGGAGCTGCTCCCCGCCTCCTACGACCTCCCCGGCGCCCGTCTCCTCGACCTCGTCCAGGTCATGGACCGGATCCGGGCGGAGTGTCCCTGGTCCTCCCGGCAGACGCACCAGGGCCTCGCCAAGTACGGCATCGAGGAGGCGTACGAACTCGTCGAGGCCATCGAGGAGGGTGAGCGCGACGAGCTCCGCGAGGAGCTGGGCGACGTCCTCCTCCAGGTCGTCTTCCACGCCCGCATCGCCGAGGACGACCCCGACACCCCCTTCTCCATCGACGACGTGGCCGCCGGCATCGTCACCAAGCTCATCCACCGCCACCCCCATGTCTTCGCAGACGCGACGGCCACGACCCCGGAGGAGGTCAAGGCGCACTGGCTGCGCACCAAGGCCGTCGAGAAGCAGCGCGAGTCGGTCACCGACGGCGTACCCCTCGGCCAGCCCGGTCTCGCCCTCGCCGCCAAGCTCTCCTCCCGCGCCCGCACCGCCGGCCTCGACGTCCCGATACCTCCCGGCGACGACCTCGGTCACGCGCTCCTCACCCTCGCCGCCGACGCCGAGTCCCGGGGCGTCGACCCCGAGGCGGCCCTCCGGGCGGCGGCTCGCGCGTACCGGGACGCGATCAGGGTCGCGGAGGGGCTGTCGGCGGGGCCGGGGAGGACGGCCGGCCGGGAGGAGTCCGAGGAGGAGGGCGACGAGGGCGCCGACGGGAGCTGA
- a CDS encoding N-6 DNA methylase has protein sequence MQGNGTEVTAADIARLAGVGRAAVSNWRRRHADFPKPVGGTETSPAFALGEVERWLRHQGKLAEVPLKERVWQQVTGHPEGPVAALVHVGCALLYLHERPLTWLESSACPDDAQLARDLSDPLWQVLAPRLGAARESAVLRPTPAGLLPSIPLLRGATELAADLGARQTFEFLLARHLDANPRQYTLTPGDLAELMAELAGPARSVLDPACGTGALLHAVPARPGQELYGQDSSRELAALTALRLALKTGSTVRTARGDSLRADAHERLRAEAVLCHPPFNERNWGHDELAYDPRWEYGFPARTESELAWVQHALARLEDGGTAVLLMPPAVASRRSGRRIRADLLRRGALRAVIALPVGAAPPYNIPLHLWVLRRPGRASVPPQLLLVDTGRLVHEGRSGFDWAGVRAAVLDAWRPFDRTGEVTERPGLSRSLPVIELLDDDVDLAPARHLPPPAAGGGAEQLTAVRDRLGETLRLTADLTPPPAGQAGPARWPLTTVGELARGGALVLRTGGSGPHARVLTDHDVLAGTAPSGTLPESGEDPVLVEPGDIVVPVLGGGGVARVIDEATAGAALGRNLTLLRPDRAALDAWFVAGFLRGTANSRQASSYASTATRLDVRRLQLPRLPLDQQRRYGERFRALAAFEDALRQAGRLGERLVRGMYDGLTDGSVAPD, from the coding sequence GTGCAGGGGAACGGGACAGAGGTCACCGCCGCGGACATCGCGCGGCTCGCCGGCGTGGGTCGTGCCGCCGTCAGCAACTGGCGCCGACGGCATGCCGACTTCCCCAAACCGGTCGGCGGCACCGAGACCAGTCCGGCCTTCGCGCTCGGGGAGGTCGAGAGATGGCTGCGCCACCAGGGCAAGCTCGCCGAGGTCCCCCTGAAGGAGCGTGTCTGGCAGCAGGTCACCGGGCACCCGGAGGGCCCTGTCGCCGCGCTGGTGCACGTGGGCTGCGCCCTGCTGTACCTCCACGAACGGCCCCTGACCTGGCTGGAGTCGAGCGCCTGCCCCGACGACGCGCAGCTGGCCCGCGACCTGTCCGATCCGCTGTGGCAGGTCCTCGCCCCCCGCCTCGGTGCCGCCCGCGAGAGCGCCGTACTCCGGCCGACACCCGCCGGGTTGCTGCCCTCGATCCCGCTGCTGCGCGGCGCCACCGAACTGGCGGCCGATCTGGGGGCGCGGCAGACCTTCGAGTTCCTGCTCGCCCGGCACCTCGACGCCAACCCGCGCCAGTACACGCTCACTCCGGGCGACCTCGCCGAGCTGATGGCCGAACTCGCCGGGCCCGCCCGCTCGGTGCTCGACCCGGCCTGCGGCACCGGCGCGCTCCTGCACGCCGTCCCCGCCCGCCCCGGCCAGGAGCTGTACGGCCAGGACAGCTCCCGCGAACTGGCCGCCCTCACCGCGCTGCGCCTCGCCCTGAAGACCGGGAGCACGGTCCGTACCGCCCGGGGCGACAGCCTCCGCGCGGACGCCCACGAGCGGCTCAGGGCCGAGGCCGTCCTGTGCCACCCGCCGTTCAACGAGCGCAACTGGGGCCACGACGAACTGGCCTACGACCCCCGCTGGGAGTACGGCTTCCCGGCCCGTACGGAATCCGAACTCGCCTGGGTGCAGCACGCCCTGGCGCGCCTGGAGGACGGCGGCACCGCCGTGCTGCTGATGCCGCCGGCCGTCGCGAGCCGCCGCTCCGGGCGCCGTATCCGCGCCGACCTGTTGCGCCGGGGCGCCCTGCGCGCCGTCATCGCCCTGCCGGTCGGCGCGGCACCCCCGTACAACATCCCGCTGCACCTGTGGGTGCTGCGCAGGCCCGGCAGGGCGTCCGTGCCGCCCCAGTTGCTGCTCGTCGACACCGGGCGGCTCGTCCACGAGGGGCGGAGCGGATTCGACTGGGCGGGGGTCCGTGCCGCCGTGCTCGACGCCTGGCGGCCCTTCGACCGGACCGGCGAGGTGACGGAACGGCCGGGGCTCAGCCGCTCGCTGCCGGTCATCGAACTGCTCGACGACGACGTGGACCTGGCCCCCGCCCGGCATCTGCCGCCCCCGGCCGCGGGGGGCGGCGCCGAGCAGCTGACCGCCGTACGCGACCGCCTCGGCGAGACCCTCCGTCTGACCGCCGACCTCACGCCCCCGCCCGCCGGGCAGGCGGGGCCGGCGCGCTGGCCGCTCACCACGGTCGGTGAACTCGCGCGCGGGGGAGCCCTGGTGCTGCGTACCGGCGGAAGCGGCCCCCACGCGCGCGTGCTCACCGACCACGACGTCCTGGCCGGCACGGCACCCTCGGGCACCCTGCCCGAGTCGGGCGAGGACCCCGTGCTCGTGGAGCCCGGTGACATCGTCGTCCCCGTCCTCGGCGGCGGCGGGGTCGCGCGGGTGATCGACGAGGCGACCGCGGGCGCCGCCCTCGGCCGCAACCTCACCCTGCTGCGCCCCGACCGGGCCGCGCTCGACGCGTGGTTCGTCGCCGGTTTCCTGCGCGGCACCGCCAACAGCCGCCAGGCCAGCAGCTACGCCTCCACCGCGACCCGTCTCGACGTGCGCCGCCTCCAACTGCCCCGGCTCCCGCTGGACCAGCAGCGCCGCTACGGCGAACGCTTCCGCGCCCTCGCCGCCTTCGAGGACGCCCTCCGCCAGGCCGGCCGCCTCGGCGAACGCCTGGTCCGGGGCATGTACGACGGACTGACGGACGGCTCCGTCGCCCCGGACTGA